A genomic window from Gossypium hirsutum isolate 1008001.06 chromosome D12, Gossypium_hirsutum_v2.1, whole genome shotgun sequence includes:
- the LOC107947027 gene encoding PHD finger protein MALE STERILITY 1 isoform X1 — protein sequence MSSYLDLGGCRKRRRGGEKVFKFKTFGENGCPVEFDGSFRDNVKALVEYGHLEVNLCGNGVFSWSFQLEVHRHPPLHVVLFIVEEQIQASSSSSINLHCKHCQYVGWGHHMMCNKKYHFLLPSKETVAACFNCDETSFDDPNPEKGKFNLVELKGHIMHGVFHSNGFGHLLCVNGMEMGSDQLAGYQIMEFWHRLCTGLQARKVSLNDSSKKRGMELRLLYGVAYGHPWFGRWGYKFGRGCYGINQPIYQKAIEAIQGIPLCLLNHHLSISNNDISVIFSRYQALSDHSMVTLGDLFHFMLELRSRLPKENSIDSCNPATVETNCRWSPKRVEAATRVIVEALKNAEFRWVSRQEVRDAARAYIGDTGLLDFVLKSLGNHIVGNYLVRRCLNPVTKVLEYCLEDISTVFPNSEALIINNSKAKPRCKITKVQLMKDIAYLYKHILKDQKPTLSTGVFSAIPMATRIILDTKFLVKEYTEELSMKGNSNCSNGKTFKLLCTVISRSDEIDEELKKPLPPYECVCLKENATFDELKQEVEKNFREVYWRLRSFVVETIVNLSVKGLDLVMGSVEMGQKLVFIGSNEDQIGMDDGGGSGIVDCLCGAKEDDGERLISCDICEVWQHTRCVRIPNNEEIPHVFLCKQCEEKIVFLSSLP from the exons ATGTCATCATATTTGGATTTGGGTGGTTGTAGGAAGAGAAGAAGAGGAGGAGAAAAGGTTTTCAAGTTCAAAACCTTTGGTGAGAATGGTTGTCCAGTTGAGTTTGATGGGTCATTTAGGGATAATGTCAAAGCACTTGTTGAATATGGGCATTTAGAGGTTAATCTCTGCGGCAATGGGGTTTTTAGCTGGTCTTTTCAGCTTGAAGTCCATCGTCATCCTCCTTTGCATGTAGTGTTGTTTATTGTTGAAGAACAAATCCAGGCATCTTCATCATCATCTATCAACCTTCATTGCAAGCATTGTCAATATGTTG GCTGGGGGCACCATATGATGTGCAATAAGAAGTATCATTTTCTGCTACCATCTAAAGAGACTGTAGCTGCTTGTTTCAACTGTGATGAAACCAGCTTTGATGACCCAAATCCAGAGAAGGGTAAGTTCAATTTAGTGGAATTAAAAGGCCATATAATGCATGGTGTGTTTCATTCTAATGGATTTGGGCATTTACTATGTGTCAATGGCATGGAGATGGGTTCGGATCAATTGGCTGGATATCAGATTATGGAATTCTGGCATCGTTTATGTACTGGTTTGCAAGCCAG GAAAGTGAGTTTAAACGATTCCTCAAAGAAACGAGGTATGGAATTGAGGTTGCTTTATGGAGTAGCATATGGTCATCCCTGGTTCGGTCGTTGGGGATACAAATTCGGACGAGGATGTTATGGCATAAACCAACCGATTTATCAAAAAGCCATTGAAGCAATCCAGGGGATACCTTTGTGCTTGCTAAATCATCATCTCAGCATTTCAAACAATGACATTTCAGTCATTTTCTCTAGGTATCAAGCATTGTCTGACCATTCCATGGTGACCCTCGGCGACCTGTTTCATTTCATGTTGGAGTTGAGGTCAAGACTTCCGaaagaaaattcgattgattcaTGTAACCCTGCAACAGTAGAGACTAACTGCCGATGGTCACCGAAGAGAGTTGAAGCGGCCACTCGGGTCATCGTTGAAGCTCTAAAAAACGCCGAGTTCAGGTGGGTTTCGAGGCAAGAAGTAAGGGATGCTGCAAGAGCTTATATTGGTGACACAGGGTTGCTAGATTTTGTTCTCAAATCACTTGGGAATCACATAGTGGGGAACTACTTGGTTCGTCGTTGCTTAAATCCAGTAACTAAAGTGCTAGAATATTGCTTGGAAGATATTTCCACTGTGTTTCCCAACTCGGAAGCCCTCATTATAAACAATTCAAAAGCAAAGCCTAGATGTAAGATCACAAAGGTTCAACTAATGAAGGACATTGCATATTTATACAAGCATATCCTGAAAGATCAAAAGCCAACATTGAGTACAGGGGTTTTTTCAGCAATACCAATGGCAACCCGGATAATTCTCGACACTAAATTCCTTGTCAAAGAATATACGGAAGAGCTTTCCATGAAGGGCAACTCAAACTGCTCGAATGGGAAAACATTCAAGCTCTTGTGTACAGTTATATCGAGAAGTGATGAGATAGATGAAGAGTTGAAGAAGCCGTTGCCCCCATACGAGTGTGTATGTTTAAAAGAAAACGCTACGTTTGATGAGCTCAAACAAGAGGTGGAGAAGAATTTCAGGGAAGTGTATTGGAGGCTGAGGAGTTTCGTTGTGGAAACAATAGTGAATTTGAGTGTGAAAGGATTGGATTTGGTGATGGGGTCAGTCGAAATGGGTCAGAAACTTGTTTTCATTGGCAGCAACGAGGATCAGATAGGGATGGACGATGGAGGTGGGTCAGGGATTGTGGATTGCCTTTGTGGAGCTAAAGAGGATGATGGTGAAAGGTTGATATCGTGTGATATTTGTGAAGTTTGGCAACATACAAGGTGTGTTAGGATTCCAAATAATGAAGAAATCCCACATGTTTTCCTCTGCAAACAATGTGAGGAAAAGATTGTGTTCTTGTCTTCTTTACCCTAA
- the LOC107947027 gene encoding PHD finger protein MALE STERILITY 1 isoform X2 has protein sequence MMCNKKYHFLLPSKETVAACFNCDETSFDDPNPEKGKFNLVELKGHIMHGVFHSNGFGHLLCVNGMEMGSDQLAGYQIMEFWHRLCTGLQARKVSLNDSSKKRGMELRLLYGVAYGHPWFGRWGYKFGRGCYGINQPIYQKAIEAIQGIPLCLLNHHLSISNNDISVIFSRYQALSDHSMVTLGDLFHFMLELRSRLPKENSIDSCNPATVETNCRWSPKRVEAATRVIVEALKNAEFRWVSRQEVRDAARAYIGDTGLLDFVLKSLGNHIVGNYLVRRCLNPVTKVLEYCLEDISTVFPNSEALIINNSKAKPRCKITKVQLMKDIAYLYKHILKDQKPTLSTGVFSAIPMATRIILDTKFLVKEYTEELSMKGNSNCSNGKTFKLLCTVISRSDEIDEELKKPLPPYECVCLKENATFDELKQEVEKNFREVYWRLRSFVVETIVNLSVKGLDLVMGSVEMGQKLVFIGSNEDQIGMDDGGGSGIVDCLCGAKEDDGERLISCDICEVWQHTRCVRIPNNEEIPHVFLCKQCEEKIVFLSSLP, from the exons ATGATGTGCAATAAGAAGTATCATTTTCTGCTACCATCTAAAGAGACTGTAGCTGCTTGTTTCAACTGTGATGAAACCAGCTTTGATGACCCAAATCCAGAGAAGGGTAAGTTCAATTTAGTGGAATTAAAAGGCCATATAATGCATGGTGTGTTTCATTCTAATGGATTTGGGCATTTACTATGTGTCAATGGCATGGAGATGGGTTCGGATCAATTGGCTGGATATCAGATTATGGAATTCTGGCATCGTTTATGTACTGGTTTGCAAGCCAG GAAAGTGAGTTTAAACGATTCCTCAAAGAAACGAGGTATGGAATTGAGGTTGCTTTATGGAGTAGCATATGGTCATCCCTGGTTCGGTCGTTGGGGATACAAATTCGGACGAGGATGTTATGGCATAAACCAACCGATTTATCAAAAAGCCATTGAAGCAATCCAGGGGATACCTTTGTGCTTGCTAAATCATCATCTCAGCATTTCAAACAATGACATTTCAGTCATTTTCTCTAGGTATCAAGCATTGTCTGACCATTCCATGGTGACCCTCGGCGACCTGTTTCATTTCATGTTGGAGTTGAGGTCAAGACTTCCGaaagaaaattcgattgattcaTGTAACCCTGCAACAGTAGAGACTAACTGCCGATGGTCACCGAAGAGAGTTGAAGCGGCCACTCGGGTCATCGTTGAAGCTCTAAAAAACGCCGAGTTCAGGTGGGTTTCGAGGCAAGAAGTAAGGGATGCTGCAAGAGCTTATATTGGTGACACAGGGTTGCTAGATTTTGTTCTCAAATCACTTGGGAATCACATAGTGGGGAACTACTTGGTTCGTCGTTGCTTAAATCCAGTAACTAAAGTGCTAGAATATTGCTTGGAAGATATTTCCACTGTGTTTCCCAACTCGGAAGCCCTCATTATAAACAATTCAAAAGCAAAGCCTAGATGTAAGATCACAAAGGTTCAACTAATGAAGGACATTGCATATTTATACAAGCATATCCTGAAAGATCAAAAGCCAACATTGAGTACAGGGGTTTTTTCAGCAATACCAATGGCAACCCGGATAATTCTCGACACTAAATTCCTTGTCAAAGAATATACGGAAGAGCTTTCCATGAAGGGCAACTCAAACTGCTCGAATGGGAAAACATTCAAGCTCTTGTGTACAGTTATATCGAGAAGTGATGAGATAGATGAAGAGTTGAAGAAGCCGTTGCCCCCATACGAGTGTGTATGTTTAAAAGAAAACGCTACGTTTGATGAGCTCAAACAAGAGGTGGAGAAGAATTTCAGGGAAGTGTATTGGAGGCTGAGGAGTTTCGTTGTGGAAACAATAGTGAATTTGAGTGTGAAAGGATTGGATTTGGTGATGGGGTCAGTCGAAATGGGTCAGAAACTTGTTTTCATTGGCAGCAACGAGGATCAGATAGGGATGGACGATGGAGGTGGGTCAGGGATTGTGGATTGCCTTTGTGGAGCTAAAGAGGATGATGGTGAAAGGTTGATATCGTGTGATATTTGTGAAGTTTGGCAACATACAAGGTGTGTTAGGATTCCAAATAATGAAGAAATCCCACATGTTTTCCTCTGCAAACAATGTGAGGAAAAGATTGTGTTCTTGTCTTCTTTACCCTAA
- the LOC107944604 gene encoding kinesin-like protein KIN-14J, producing the protein MFFVSFDLHTFGIWSPSQPNGLAVPEASMHSVKSTTEVLELMNIGLRNRAVGSTALNERSSRSHSVLTVHVRGTEIKTNAVLHGSLHLVDLAGSERVDRSEATGDRLREAQHINKSLSALGDAIFALAQKNAHVPYRNSKLTQVLQSSLGGKAKTLMFVHLNPDVDSYSETISTLKFAQRFSGVELGAPQTHREGGDIKELMEQVAFLKEIITKKDQEIERLRLLKGNGNGIKHRMSSLRGHSRGNPQQSQSLSRQQSLENYEKTASDADKCSVNGDKHSEAGSHWSVDDSKLNNESSAQTNLAGTDLGQNTNDDIELLAFRDGNSEERLCDTSDDDLPMGGSQTDGSICIAVQLTLFPEPSKSSDKQEKVGKSDKAEKSDNTRKSTIPPKLPQLSQKVVQTHAT; encoded by the exons atgttttttgtttCCTTTGACTTGCACACATTTGGTATTTGGAGCCCCAGCCAACCAAATGGGTTAGCTGTCCCTGAAGCAAGCATGCATTCTGTAAAATCAACCACTGAAGTTTTGGAATTGATGAATATTGGTTTAAGGAATAGGGCTGTTGGCTCTACAGCACTAAATGAGAGGAGTAGCAGATCCCATAG TGTTCTCACAGTTCATGTTCGTGGCACGGAAATAAAGACTAATGCTGTTTTGCATGGTAGTTTACATTTGGTGGATCTTGCTGGCAGTGAGCGGGTAGATCGTTCTGAAGCAACTGGAGATAGGCTTAGGGAGGCACAACATATAAACAAATCTCTTTCTGCTCTTGGAGACGCTATCTTTGCTCTGGCACAAAAGAATGCTCACGTACCATATAGAAATAGCAAACTGACTCAAGTTCTCCAGAGTTCTTTGG GTGGTAAGGCAAAAACCCTTATGTTTGTGCACCTTAATCCTGATGTAGATTCGTATTCTGAAACCATAAGTACCTTGAAATTTGCTCAGAGGTTTTCTGGCGTTGAGTTAGGTGCTCCACAGACACACAGAGAAGGGGGAGATATCAAAGAACTTATGGAACAA GTTGCATTCCTCAAAGAAATCATCACTAAGAAAGATCAGGAGATTGAGCGTTTGCGGTTACTTAAGGGTAATGGCAATGGTATTAAGCATCGTATGAGCTCACTTAGGGGACACTCTAGGGGGAATCCTCAACAAAGCCAGAGCCTCTCTAGACAGCAAAGCTTAGAAAATTATGAGAAAACAGCCTCTGATGCGGACAAGTGCTCAGTTAACGGTGATAAGCATTCTGAAGCTGGCTCTCATTGGTCGGTAGATGACTCAAAGCTTAATAATGAATCTTCTGCTCAGACAAACCTTGCTGGAACAGATTTGGGTCAAAATACCAATGATGATATTGAACTCTTGGCCTTTAGAGATGGAAATTCGGAGGAGAGATTATGTGATACATCTGATGATGATCTACCAATGGGTGGTAGCCAAACTGATGGCTCAATTTGTATTGCTGTACAGTTGACTCTTTTTCCAGAACCATCCAAATCTTCTGATAAACAGGAGAAGGTTGGCAAATCAGACAAAGCCGAAAAATCGGATAATACAAGGAA GTCCACCATCCCACCAAAGCTTCCACAGCTGTCCCAGAAGGTGGTGCAAACACACGCCACTTGA
- the LOC121203327 gene encoding kinesin-like protein KIN-14J yields the protein MDGSIERNKRDLPHFVACLLRKIVEEIEWRVSTRAENLKNKNNLYRAREEKYQSRIRAFETLVKGTLEENKVALNKLQHIKIEKSKVEEMGKVEKQNLLQLKKNNIQNDLEISRLRKELESSKEMHERHCLQLEAQAEGTKAVLEVKLKELECLLTDSKKKADDIQSFSESTQKRWKNRECSYQSFIDQQFGALKVCSVAMFLQSDVDGWPYNTKFYTV from the exons ATGGATGGAAGTATTGAAAGAAATAAGAGAGATTTGCCTCAT TTTGTGGCATGTCTGTTGAGAAAGATTGTAGAAGAGATAGAGTGGCGAGTTTCAACTCGTGcagaaaacttaaaaaat AAAAACAACCTCTATAGGGCTCGGGAGGAAAAGTATCAATCAAGGATAAGAGCATTTGAGACCCTAGTAAAGGGAACTCTGGAGGAAAATAAG GTTGCTTTAAACAAGCTACAGCATATAAAG ATTGAAAAGAGCAAAGTGGAGGAGATGGGTAAAGTTGAAAAGCAGAACTTGCTTCAGCTTAAGAAGAACAATATTCAGAATGACCTTGAGATTTCTAGGCTAAGAAAGGAACTAGAAAGCAGCAAAGAGATGCATGAAAGGCATTGTCTACAACTGGAAGCTCAGGCTGAGGGTACTAAAGCGGTGTTAGAAGTGAAGTTAAAAGAACTTGAGTGTCTTCTAACTGATTCGAAGAAAAAAGCAGATGATATTCAGTCATTTTCTGAATCCACACAAAAGAGATGGAAAAATAGGGAGTGCAGTTATCAGAGCTTCATTGATCAACAATTTGGGGCTTTAAAAGTTTGTTCTGTTGCCATGTTCCTTCAATCTGATGTTGATGGATGGCCCTATAACACGAAGTTTTACACTGTTTAG
- the LOC107947029 gene encoding kinesin-like protein KIN-14K, with protein sequence MVSEKSLDFKLISKMRGNSTANGSNGTHDVDIEQMESFDGLISGDWLSSLVNWLNGILPDLRLPLDATEEELRQYLIDGTIFCTILNKPRPSSVECWNIFKYL encoded by the exons ATGg TCTCTGAGAAGTCACTGGACTTTAAACTAATAAGCAAGATGAGGGGAAATAGTACAGCTAACGGCTCAAATGGAACTCATGATGTAGATATTGAACAAATGGAAAGTTTTGATGGCCTGATTAGTG GTGACTGGCTGTCTTCATTGGTGAACTGGTTAAATGGCATACTTCCTGATTTAAGGTTGCCTTTGGATGCAACTGAAGAGGAGCTCAGACAGTATTTGATTGATGGAACCATCTTTTGTACTATTTTGAACAAGCCGCGTCCCAGTTCTGTTgaatgttggaacattttcaaatatttatag